One window of Cryptococcus neoformans var. grubii H99 chromosome 11, complete sequence genomic DNA carries:
- a CDS encoding histone deacetylase 1/2: MPSVAIHPPLDFSPIRPDGRRVAYYYDHDVGNYHFGLGHPMKPHRIRMTHNLVVNYGLADDYETMEEDGRRKVNARVGLENDEARWVNAEMEGSRGKRMQIFRPRRATKTDMTRFHTDEYIELLQNVLPENADALTGNGTRGLTGSDCPAVEGIFEFSSISAGGSIGAAEKLNDGAADIAINWAGGLHHAKKTEASGFCYVNDIVLGILELLRVNSRVLYIDIDVHHGDGVEEAFYSTDRVMTCSFHLFGNFFPGTGTLKDVGLGKGKGYAINVPLREGITDEGFHSIFKPVIAEIMEHYRPGVVVLQGGADSMSGDKLGRLNLSDKGHAECAKFLRTFNVPLMLLGGGGYTTKNVARAWTRETAIACGQELSEDLPSNQYMEYYGPRYKLEVLPSNVEDFNTPEYLEDLKRQISSHLKNLPFAPSAQMRQVTGSNVGQAIGLSNEWDIDDPEDQIDQRLKKLFASKNLNGTYTQESDTLLNGLTSISRIRGQDDPKNLPRSSVANDRGRKRYLEDVAMGEDPCCLPPAMAGKGKGKKPIAKSGNSTPPASAPEWHAHLTAHEMKSRSSQVETLQQLSPGSEGECDQNRRITEGSQLHMIGQRRGRRNFFSPKGLQPSIMFPQAIVGGATVTVDELIRMRMAAATSSAPVVVDNCRYL; encoded by the exons ATGCCTTCTGTTGCtattcatcctcctctcgaCTTCTCGCCCATTCGCCCAGATGGCCGGCGCGTGGCTTACTACTATGACCACGACGTAGGCAATTACCATTTTGGACTCGGCCATCCAATGAAGCCTCACCGAATTAGAATGACACATAATCTCGTAGTTAACTATGGGTTGGCCGACGACTATGAAAcaatggaggaggacggcCGAAGGAAGGTGAATGCCCGGGTGGGGCTGGAGAACGATGAAGCGAGATGGGTGAATGCCGAGATGGAAGGGTCAAGAGGAAAACGGATGCAGATTTTC AGACCTCGTCGAGCAACTAAAACAGATATGACGAGATTTCATACGGATGAGTACATCGAGCTGCTTCAGAACGTACTACCTGAAAATGCGGATGCTCTTACTGGAAATGGGACAAGAG GCTTAACGGGGTCCGATTGTCCGGCAGTCGAAGGTATTTTCGAATTCAGCTCTATTTCTGCAGGTGGATCCATTG GTGCTGCTGAGAAGCTCAATGATGGTGCGGCCGATATCGCAATCAATTGGGCAGGTGGCCTACATCACGCCAAAAAGACTGAAGCCAGTGGGTTTTGTTACGTCAATGATATTGTTCTAGGTATCCTCGAACTTTTGCG AGTTAACTCGCGGGTGCTCTACATCGATATCGATGTGCATCACGGCGATGGAGTTGAAGAAGCGTTTTACTCCACAGACAGAGTTATGACTTgttctttccatctctttggTAATTTCTTCCCAGGGACTGGGACTCTCAAG GATGTTGGTTTGGGTAAAGGTAAAGGCTACGCCATCAATGTTCCATTGAGAGAAGGTATCACAGACGAGGGGTTTCACAGCATCTTTAAACCT GTTATTGCCGAAATCATGGAGCATTACCGCCCAGGTGTCGTTGTATTGCAAGGTGGTGCAGACAGTATGTCTGGAGACAAGTTAGGGAGGTTGAACCTCTCGGACAAAG GGCATGCTGAATGTGCCAAGTTTTTGAGGACTTTCAATGTACCATTGATGTTACTTGGTGGCGGGGGGTATACAAC GAAAAATGTGGCTAGGGCGTGGACTAGAGAAACAGCTATCGCATGTGGACAAGAACTATCGGAAGATTTACCAAGCAACCAATA TATGGAATACTACGGGCCTCGATACAAACTAGAAGTATTACCTTCCAATGTTGAAGATTTCAATACACCAGAATATCTTGAGGATCTCAA GCGCCAGATCTCCAGCCACTTGAAGAATCTTCCTTTCGCTCCTAGTGCTCAGATGCGACAAGTTACTGGTAGCAATGTGGGTCAAGCAATAGGGCTGAGCAATGAGTGGGATATAGACGATCCGGAGGATCAAATTGATCAGAGGCTCAAAA AACTATTCGCAAGTAAGAACCTTAACGGTACCTATACTCAGGAGAGTGACACTTTGTTGAATGGCTTAACAAGCATTTCAAGAATCAGAGGCCAAGATGATCCCAAAAATCTTCCTAGGTCTTCAGTAGCAAACgacagaggaaggaaacGGTATCTTGAAGATGTCGCGATGGGAGAAGATCCTTGCTGTCTTCCGCCTGCCATGGCTGGcaaaggaaaggggaagaaacCGATTGCGAAGAGCGGAAATTCAACGCCTCCAGCATCAGCGCCAGAATGGCACGCACATTTAACCGCGCATGAAATGAAAAGCAGGTCTAGTCAAGTTGAGACCCTTCAGCAACTGTCGCCAGGGAGTGAGGGCGAATGTGATCAGAATCGTCGTATCACTGAGGGATCGCAGCTGCATATGATAGGGCAgcgaaggggaagaaggaatttTTTTTCACCCAAAGGTCTGCAGCCCTCAATCATGTTTCCTCAGGCGATAGTAGGAGGAGCAACAGTAACAGTTGACGAGCTGATCAGAATGAGAATGGCAGCGGCTACCAGTAGCGCACCGGTAGTGGTGGATAACTGTCGATACTTGTAA
- a CDS encoding chaperone DnaJ, variant, translated as MPPRITSRALSTISTAQSSAGSSSALPSSIFSLSQHKPSPSLQSFTLRHFGTLLAHPRNPSTASLGWRRSFHSSAVRPASAKDPYDVLGINKDASSSDIKKAYYGLAKKWHPDSSKEKDAKEKFHEIQAAYDILSDDKKRQAYDRYGSASTQEGFDPNFAHGAGGFGGFQGFGPGFGDGASDLFESLFGGAFGGGSSAFGGRQRPVRGDDLEVGVNLSFLEACNGVMRKVTVTPVIDCKTCTGSGLKPGEKKSQCPACRGSGQRTFQVQGMVMASTCQTCGGTGSTIPKSARCGECDGVGKVKEKKVLDVEIPAGVEDGMMIRVPGAGDKPLSASGPPGDLLVRVLVKPSSVFRRQGVNLYHDAKVPLHIALLGGVIRIPTLEGDVDVKVKNGTQSGEEAVLKGRGVKSVYGGRRNDRGDLIVGWKVQIPRSLTSFQRKILQAYADDIEGRNPQVHFGPLPSDPPLTSPSSPSKEPTNGETKKEIDEEDRQAKSEEDEVGKKI; from the exons ATGCCCCCAAGGATAACCTCAAGAGCATTATCGACAATTTCTACCGCTCAATCCTCAGCAGGAAGTTCCTCagcccttccttcttccatatTCTCACTAAGTCAGCACAAACCATCGCCGTCATTACAGTCGTTCACCCTTCGACACTTTGGTACACTGCTTGCGCACCCAAGGAATCCTTCAACGGCGTCACTTGGGTGGAGG AGATCATTTCATTCTTCAGCAGTTCGTCCCGCTTCTGCAAAAGACCCATACGATGTCCTCGGCATAAACAAAgacgcctcttcctctgatATTAAGAAAGCATATTATGGC TTGGCGAAAAAATGGCATCCTGACTCaagcaaagaaaaagacgcAAAAGAAAAGTTCCATGAGATACAGGCCGCTTATGAT ATTCTATCAGACGATAAAAAACGCCAAGCGTACGATCGATACGGTTCCGCTTCAACACAGGAGGGCTTTGATCCTAATTTCGCCCATGGTGCTGGCGGGTTCGGTGGATTCCAAGGCTTCGGCCCTGGTTTTGGTGACGGCGCTAGCGATCTTTTTGAGTCTCTTTTTGGAGGTGCATTTGGCGGCGGTAGCAGTGCATTCGGTGGTCGCCAGAGGCCTGTTAGGGGGGACGATTTGGAGGTTGGTGTGAATCTTTCATTCCTGGAGGCTTGCAACGGTGTCATGCGCAAAGTTACTGTCACACCAGTGATTGATTGCAAGACTTGTACTGGGTCTGGTCTCAAGCCAGGCGAGAAAAAGTCTCAGTGTCCCGCATGTCGCGGCTCTGGGCAGCGGACTTTCCAAGTCCAGGGCATGGTCATGGCTTCAACTTGTCAAACATGCGGTGGAACTGGGTCTACCATTCCCAAAAGCGCGAGGTGTGGCGAATGCGATGGCGTCGGCAAagtgaaggaaaagaaggtttTGGACGTGGAAATCCCTGCAGGTGTAGAAGatgggatgatgatcagGGTTCCTGGAGCCGGTGATAAGCCTCTTTCTGCTTCTGGGCCTCCTGGTGATTTACTCGTCAGAGTCTTGGTTAAGCCGTCGAGTGTATTCAGAAGGCAAGGCGTAAATCTTTATCACGATGCCAAAGTGCCACTCCACATAGCTCTTTTGGGCGGTGTTATTAGGATACCTACCTTGGAAGGCGACGTGGACGTAAAAGTGAAGAATGGAACCCaaagtggagaagaggcagtTTTGAAAGGGCGAGGTGTCAAGAGCGTGTAcgggggaaggagaaatgATCGCGGGGATCTCATCGTGGGTTGGAAAGTGCAAATTCCTCG ATCCCTTACGTCATTCCAACGCAAAATCCTTCAAGCGTATGCGGATGATATCGAAGGTCGCAATCCTCAAGTACACTTTGGTCCGCTGCCATCTGATCCCCCTCTCACCAGCccatcttcgccatcaAAGGAGCCTACAAATG GTGAAACCAAAAAAGAGATTGACGAGGAGGACAGGCAAGCCAAGtcggaagaggacgaggtggGGAAGAAAATCTAA
- a CDS encoding chaperone DnaJ, giving the protein MPPRITSRALSTISTAQSSAGSSSALPSSIFSLSQHKPSPSLQSFTLRHFGTLLAHPRNPSTASLGWRRSFHSSAVRPASAKDPYDVLGINKDASSSDIKKAYYGLAKKWHPDSSKEKDAKEKFHEIQAAYDILSDDKKRQAYDRYGSASTQEGFDPNFAHGAGGFGGFQGFGPGFGDGASDLFESLFGGAFGGGSSAFGGRQRPVRGDDLEVGVNLSFLEACNGVMRKVTVTPVIDCKTCTGSGLKPGEKKSQCPACRGSGQRTFQVQGMVMASTCQTCGGTGSTIPKSARCGECDGVGKVKEKKVLDVEIPAGVEDGMMIRVPGAGDKPLSASGPPGDLLVRVLVKPSSVFRRQGVNLYHDAKVPLHIALLGGVIRIPTLEGDVDVKVKNGTQSGEEAVLKGRGVKSVYGGRRNDRGDLIVGWKVQIPRSLTSFQRKILQAYADDIEGRNPQVHFGPLPSDPPLTSPSSPSKEPTNGEGSYPSYRSQNQPQAEHAPHRPSQPPAEPYKPYNPSSSSEEPTNLGNKIVSAIGGAIGWVERFMRSRR; this is encoded by the exons ATGCCCCCAAGGATAACCTCAAGAGCATTATCGACAATTTCTACCGCTCAATCCTCAGCAGGAAGTTCCTCagcccttccttcttccatatTCTCACTAAGTCAGCACAAACCATCGCCGTCATTACAGTCGTTCACCCTTCGACACTTTGGTACACTGCTTGCGCACCCAAGGAATCCTTCAACGGCGTCACTTGGGTGGAGG AGATCATTTCATTCTTCAGCAGTTCGTCCCGCTTCTGCAAAAGACCCATACGATGTCCTCGGCATAAACAAAgacgcctcttcctctgatATTAAGAAAGCATATTATGGC TTGGCGAAAAAATGGCATCCTGACTCaagcaaagaaaaagacgcAAAAGAAAAGTTCCATGAGATACAGGCCGCTTATGAT ATTCTATCAGACGATAAAAAACGCCAAGCGTACGATCGATACGGTTCCGCTTCAACACAGGAGGGCTTTGATCCTAATTTCGCCCATGGTGCTGGCGGGTTCGGTGGATTCCAAGGCTTCGGCCCTGGTTTTGGTGACGGCGCTAGCGATCTTTTTGAGTCTCTTTTTGGAGGTGCATTTGGCGGCGGTAGCAGTGCATTCGGTGGTCGCCAGAGGCCTGTTAGGGGGGACGATTTGGAGGTTGGTGTGAATCTTTCATTCCTGGAGGCTTGCAACGGTGTCATGCGCAAAGTTACTGTCACACCAGTGATTGATTGCAAGACTTGTACTGGGTCTGGTCTCAAGCCAGGCGAGAAAAAGTCTCAGTGTCCCGCATGTCGCGGCTCTGGGCAGCGGACTTTCCAAGTCCAGGGCATGGTCATGGCTTCAACTTGTCAAACATGCGGTGGAACTGGGTCTACCATTCCCAAAAGCGCGAGGTGTGGCGAATGCGATGGCGTCGGCAAagtgaaggaaaagaaggtttTGGACGTGGAAATCCCTGCAGGTGTAGAAGatgggatgatgatcagGGTTCCTGGAGCCGGTGATAAGCCTCTTTCTGCTTCTGGGCCTCCTGGTGATTTACTCGTCAGAGTCTTGGTTAAGCCGTCGAGTGTATTCAGAAGGCAAGGCGTAAATCTTTATCACGATGCCAAAGTGCCACTCCACATAGCTCTTTTGGGCGGTGTTATTAGGATACCTACCTTGGAAGGCGACGTGGACGTAAAAGTGAAGAATGGAACCCaaagtggagaagaggcagtTTTGAAAGGGCGAGGTGTCAAGAGCGTGTAcgggggaaggagaaatgATCGCGGGGATCTCATCGTGGGTTGGAAAGTGCAAATTCCTCG ATCCCTTACGTCATTCCAACGCAAAATCCTTCAAGCGTATGCGGATGATATCGAAGGTCGCAATCCTCAAGTACACTTTGGTCCGCTGCCATCTGATCCCCCTCTCACCAGCccatcttcgccatcaAAGGAGCCTACAAATGGTGAGGGCTCTTATCCATCATATCGTTCTCAAAACCAGCCCCAAGCCGAGCATGCCCCCCATCGACCGTCTCAGCCTCCTGCTGAACCGTACAAGCCCTATaatccttcatcttcatctgaaGAACCCACCAACTTGGGGAACAAAATTGTTTCTGCCATAGGTGGTGCCATTGGATGGGTTGAACGGTTCATGCGGAGTAGGCGATAG